The Epinephelus lanceolatus isolate andai-2023 chromosome 8, ASM4190304v1, whole genome shotgun sequence genome includes a window with the following:
- the LOC117258607 gene encoding ER membrane protein complex subunit 3 yields the protein MASPELLLDSSIRMWVVLPIVFITFFVGVIRHYVTQLLHSDKKIDLEQVSDSQVLLRSRILRENGKYIPRQSFAMRKHYFNNTETGFFKKVKRKVVPKNPMTDSSMLTDMMKGNLTNVLPMIVIGGWINWAFSGFVITKVPFPLTLRFKPMLQRGIDLLSLDASWVSSASWYFLNVFGLRSMYSLILGQDNAADQSRIMQDQMTGAAMAMPPDPNKAFKSEWEALEIVEHKWALENVEEELMSRDLNFGNFFSQDIKSTMF from the exons ATGGCCAGTCCAGAGCTCCTGCTGGACTCCAGCATTCGGATGTGGGTGGTCCTACCCATCGTCTTCATCACCTTCTTCGTAGGGGTCATCCGCCACTACGTCACCCAGCTGCTCCACAGCGACAAGAAGATCGACCTGGAGCAGGTTTCTGACAG CCAGGTGCTCCTGCGCAGCCGCATCCTCAGAGAGAATGGAAAGTACATTCCCAGACAG TCTTTCGCCATGAGGAAACATTatttcaacaacacagagacTGGCTTCTTCAAGAAGGTCAAGAGGAAGGTCGTCCCTAAGAACCCcatgacag acagCAGCATGTTGACAGACATGATGAAGGGAAACCTGACCAACGTCTTGcccatgattgtgattggtggATGGATCAACTGGGCCTTCTCTGGATTCGTCATAA CCAAGGTGCCGTTCCCTCTGACTCTGAGGTTCAAACCCATGTTGCAGAGAGGAATTGACCTGCTGTCTCTGGACGCCTCCTG GGTGAGTTCAGCGTCCTGGTACTTCCTGAATGTGTTTGGACTGAGGAGCATGTACAGCCTCATACTGGGACAGGACAACG CTGCTGACCAGTCACGGATCATGCAGGACCAGATGACGGGCGCTGCCATGGCGATGCCCCCTGACCCCAACAAGGCTTTTAAG AGCGAGTGGGAGGCGCTGGAGATCGTGGAACACAAGTGGGCGCTGGAGAACGTGGAGGAGGAGCTGATGTCCAGAGACCTGAACTTTGGAAACTTCTTCAGCCAGGACATCAAGTCCACCATGTTCTAG